Proteins found in one Halobaculum sp. MBLA0147 genomic segment:
- a CDS encoding ArsR/SmtB family transcription factor, with protein sequence MVSPIERLRSREPQADSDTRVLSVDDEAADEVLDALSADTRREIYRSVTASPATTTELADRLDTTVQNVQYHLSELESSALVAPVDTVYSEKGNEMVVYGPASDPLVFVGDAAAPSAVRDSLRRLVAGVGAVALGSLFVQAGAERFRQTLLPPADDIGAASRGSSLASPDGIVWLVFEFLEPGLTFFLGVLVVAGLLAVLFDD encoded by the coding sequence ATGGTGAGTCCGATCGAGCGACTCCGGTCGCGGGAGCCCCAGGCCGACAGTGACACGCGGGTGTTGTCGGTCGACGACGAGGCTGCCGACGAGGTGTTGGACGCGCTCTCGGCGGACACTCGTCGGGAGATCTACCGGTCGGTGACGGCGTCGCCGGCGACGACGACGGAACTCGCCGACCGGCTCGACACGACCGTCCAGAACGTCCAGTACCACCTCTCGGAGCTGGAGTCGTCTGCCCTGGTCGCGCCGGTCGACACGGTCTACTCCGAGAAGGGCAACGAGATGGTCGTCTACGGTCCGGCGAGCGACCCGCTGGTGTTCGTCGGGGACGCGGCCGCGCCGTCGGCCGTCCGCGACTCGTTACGACGACTCGTCGCCGGGGTGGGTGCGGTCGCGCTCGGGAGTCTGTTCGTCCAGGCGGGCGCCGAACGGTTCCGCCAGACGCTGCTCCCGCCCGCCGACGACATCGGCGCGGCCAGTCGCGGTTCGTCGCTGGCGAGTCCCGACGGGATCGTCTGGCTCGTCTTCGAGTTCCTCGAGCCGGGACTGACCTTCTTCCTCGGCGTGCTCGTCGTCGCCGGACTGCTCGCGGTCCTGTTCGACGACTGA